The nucleotide window CAACAGGATCAGCACAGGTCGGCCGCCGGCGCCCTCGGTCAGCATCTTCCGAATCACGTCCCCACCCGGCGCCACACGGTCGCGGTCGTGCCCCTCGACCAGGGCAAACGCACGCTGCGGATCGATCTGCCAGGCGATCCAGCCCCACATGGTCCGGATCGTTCGGCCGTCTGGAAGTTCCTTGCCGTTCCGGGCATCGAACTTTTCGCCGTCGAACACGGCCACGGCCACGTCCCTGGGCCTGGGAAACGACCGTGCTTCGGGGACCGCGTCGAGTACGTCGGGATGGCGTGCGGCATGCAACAACGCCGCCAGCGTATGGGATTTCCCTCCGCCGAAGGGCGTGCGCAGCTTCAAGACCCGATTGTAGCCCGTGGTGCCCGCCAGCGAGGCCAGCACCTCCTGGAGTAATTTGGCCAGGTCAGCCGTCAGATAGGTGGCCCGGAAAAACTCCTCCGGGTCACGGTACACCACCGGCACATTCGAATCTCCGGCCGCAATGGCCCCCAAATCAATGGCAAAAACCGCTTCCGTCAGTGCGCCCGCTTCCACATCCGGGTGCAGCTTCACCAGGTCGGTCCAGGGACGAAGGGCAAGTGTGCTCATGGGTGTGGCTTAGATCGGCAACTGCGCCCGGGCAGAATCGCTTTCCCGGCCCCAGCGCTGAAGCTTCGGGTACAAAACCTCAAGGATGATCCAATTCTTCGGATGGTGGTGGGTGCTCAGTGTCACAGGTGAATCACCTCCATTCCGGTTGCTTTGGCCACAGCGTTGGCCAGGCGGCTGCGATGGCAGCACCGGACATCCCGTTCCACACAGAGCAGGACCGAGGCTTTTTGCCGCATGAGCTGTCCGACCCGGTGCACGTCAGCGGAACGTGCCGGCAGCGTCACCCGTTCGTATCGCTCGAGAAGACGTTGATACGACGCAAATCCGCCCAGGCCGACCCGCTCGGCGCTCGGGATGCCCAAGGAAGGCTCGTGGCGGTACTCCAGCCCCAGCTTCTTGCAGATTTCCCCCAGCCGCACCCCGGAGAATCCGTATTTCCGCGAGACGGGGTTCGCTCGGACGTCAATGACCACTTGGATGCCGTTCTTCAGGAGATCATTCAGGAAGGCATCCACGGACTTGCCCTCGTAACCGGCGGTATAGACCGCCGGTGGCGCCTGGTTCGGCCCGGGTAAAGGGTTGGGCAACAGATCGCTTCGCCCGCTCCTGGTGGCATACCAGGGGTAGCGCGCGTAAACATCGCGGATCAGGGCCTCTGGCTCCATCCTGCCGTATCGGCTCAGAATCTGGCCCACCGCGGCCTGGACGTGTTCAGGCAGCGACTCGATCTGTGCCCGCACACCGGCCCAACCGCCGGCCGCCAGGGCAATTTGGCTGTCATCGGCTGCCACCCACCCGGCCTGACGCAGGCCGCCGAGCTCCCGGTAAAGCGTGAAGGAGAACGGCCCAAATTGGTATGGCACGAAGTCGTAGAAAGCCGGGTCGTCTCTCAACGCCGTTTCCTGACGCAGCAGAAACATGAGCTTCACAAAGACCGTCGGCGAGAGCGCCCGGCCGGCGCGGGCCAAGAGGCTCAAGACTATTTTTTGCCCGGTCAGCATGGGGTTTTTCCCGTGCACGGCCTCATTCTATTTTCGCCCCAGATCGAACAACGTTCCTTCCTCGGCCGCCAGGCGCTGGTCAATCAGCGTCCGCCAGTTGGCCAGCAGCTTCTTCAACGCCTCCTGTTCGGCCGGCGTGGTGATGACGCCGCGCTCGTCTTCCACCGCGCCGGAAAGCGCCCGGCCGGCCAGGGCTTGCGCCACCAGGCGCAACCGCTCCCGGTCGGGCCGCGCCTCGTCCAGGAACTTGTTCAGCGCCCGGGTCTGGTTCTCCACAAGCCACAGGATCCGGTGGAGCGTGTCGATGACCGGAGCCGGGGTGCCGTCGTCCGCCGGCAGGCCCAGTTTCTCATCCCGACCCCGTTCGGTGAAGTCGCGCAACCGATACTTACCCTTTTTCTTTTCCACCAGGGCGTGCCGTCCGGTGGACAACCCCTTCGGCCCGTCCAGCTCCACGTTCTGGCCGTAAGTGAACACGATGGCCTCGCCGGCGTCCAGCTCGGCCGCCTTGTAGGCGTAACGCCAGAGCACGTAGAAACGGCTGGGACCGTCCACCGCCGCCACCCCGCTGCCCGGCAGGCCGAAGATCTTCTCCAGCAGCGTCTCCAGCACCACGCCTTCCACCTCGGCCAGAAACCTGTCCGCCGGGACCTCCTCGCCGTTGGCATACTCGACGCGGGCAAACCGGGTGTAGGCCCGCAGACCCGCGCCCACGGCCGCAATCACCAGGTCCGCTCCCGCAATTCCCATCTTCCAGAGCGTGTCCACCCGTTCGCGGACAATGTGTTCCAACTCCGGGCGAACCTGGTCCTCGTAGGAGCCGACCAACTCCCCTCTCCCTCTGGCAGAGGGGCCGGGGGTGAGGGCGCCTTCCCGCTTGCGCGCGACGAGGAAGATGCTCGACGCAAGGGCAGCGGACTCTTTCGCTAAGACTCTCGCCTGCATCTCTGTGTCCAACGGCCACGCCTCTGTGACCATGAATCCGGCTCGCCGGAGCGCGTCCACAAGCGTGGACCAGCCGAGGGTCGTCTTGTGCGCATAGACGACCACCATCGGCCCGCCCGGCTTGAGCACGCGGTTCGCCTCGGCGAACGACCGGGCCATCATCTGCTCGTACGCCTGCCGCGCGTTCTCCTTGCGGCCGCCGTGCCTGGATGCTTCAGCTACTGCCTCGCCCTTCTTGGGAGTGGCTTCAGCCGCGAAGTGCTCAAGATATAGCTCACCAATGGTGCGGCGGAGCCAGACATAGAAGAAATCGGACAAGTTCGCGTAGGAAACATTATCGTAGTAGGGCGGATCCGTGACGACGGCGTCGAACTGGGTCAGGCTGCCAGCTTGACCAGATCCCCAGGGAAGCGCCATCGCCGTGCCGCGCGTAACGGTGGCGGGAAGGCCGCTGTTCGCTTGAGTTTCAGCAACACCAACGATCCAATCAAGCGCACCTTCTCCTGATCCGGACCCGCCGCCAAATGGTGCTAGCTCAGCAAAGTCCCACACCATCGGCAAAGCCTGGCGTGCGAACATGTTGCCCATGACTTCGCGGGTCACGTGCCAAGTACAGAGCGATGAGTTCAGCATGGCAATTCTATCTACGAGTAGTGCCAAATACGTCGCCACCGCCTTCGCCCGCTCACTTTCCACGCTCGCACGCTCCAACTCTCCCACGCACTGCCTCACCGCCGCGGCGAAGGTGAGCAGGCAGAGCATCTGGCGCGGGGTGAAGAGGTCGCCCCATGTACAGAGGCCGTAGAGGTGCGTCTTGCAAGTGAAGGAGTCCAGGCTTGGGACTGGCTCGCTCGGCACCGTCAGGCCCGTACGCCGGCACAGGGCCTCGATGCGGTTGCGGATGGCTTCGTCGTCCGGGCGGAACTGTGGGAAATCGTCGGCTGAGAGGTAGATCTTGCCCTGCCGGCCGGGCCGAGTGCAGACGATGGCCATCATCTGCTGGCCCATGCGTTTGGCCCGGCCTTCGGCCTTGACGTAATCGCTGTCGGCCACCGTCCCGCAGAAAGGGCAGGTGGCGTTGCCGCCCTTGGAGAAGCCGGCCGGGTCGAACCCGAGGCCCTTTTCGGAGGCACTTTCCACCACCTCGAACCGGACCTGCTTTTGCCCTTTGGGCGCGATCATGCGCAGGGCGACGTAGCGGTCTTTCTTTTTGCAGAGCCAGGTCTGGCGGACCAGCGGGACGGTGGCGCCGCAGTTGGGGTTTTTGCAGCGGACAGTGCGGGTCCAGAGATAGGCCACTGGCACGAGACAGCCGGTCGGGACGGTTTCCCGGGCCTGCCACATGTCGGCCTGGCGGAGTGATTCTGTGGCCCCGGCCTCGGGATCGGGAATGGGCGGGTAAAGGTCGCCGATCTCGGCCTTGACCTTCTGGAGCACCCAGTTGCCCCAGTAACGGACCTCGTTGGCCAAGCCGCCCCAGGTGGTCTCACCGTTGGCGTTCTTGGGACCGGTCAGGCCGCGGGCGGTGGGGTCGGGTTTGCCGTATTTCTGGGGGTAAACGAGGGTGCAGAGTTCGATGATGTGGGCGACGGGGTTGAGGTCGAGGGCGTAGGCCTCGCAGCCCAGGCGCAGGGCTTCGAGTGGGATGGCGCCGCCGCCGGCGAACATGTCCAGCACCTTCGGTCTGGGCGCGCGGCCCTCGAGGATGTCCTCCACGGTGACGGGTTTGCCGGTCTGGGCGGAGAGCCGTTCGGCATGGGCCTGGAGGATGTGGCGCTGCGCCTCGGCGATGGTCTGGGGCGAGCCCGGGTATTGGCAGAGCCGCTCCAGGAATTTGGCGGCGTTGGCGCGGCCGAGGCTTTGCTTTTTGTTGTCGGGCCCGTTGTCGGGGACGAACCGGGCGGCCGGCACCAGGGCTGCATAGACGGCGGCGCGGCAGGCCACCAGCGGCCGGCGCGCCCACCAGAGGTGGAGGGTGGAGATGTGGCCTTTGCGGACGGATTTCTCCCGCGAGGCCTCGGCGCTGATGGCCTGGATGGGCAGGTAATCCTCGATGAGCCGTTTGTCGGGGTCTTTCATGAACGTTCCTCCCTTTTGGCGCGTTCGGCCTCGATGTAGAAGTAGAGGGCGTGGAGTTGATTGGAAAAGCGGTAGGCCCCGGGACCACCTTCGGCGTCTGGCAGGATCACACCCAGTTTTCGCATCCGGGTGAGGAAATTATCGAGGACTTTTTTCTCCTCGGGGGAGAGGGCTTTGAGCAGGTCGGCCCGGCGGAAGGTCAGGCGGAGGGGGTGGGCGGCGAGCTTGCGCAGTATGGAGCGATAGCGTTGGCTGCGGATGGCCTGGAGGACCTGGGGTTCGAGCAGCTTGCGCCCGATGACTTCCGCTGCATCCACGACGCCCCTCGATGCCTCGTGCTCCTTGACGGGCGAGCCGGCGGCCACGCGCCACACAGCGTCGCCGATCTCGTGGGCGAGCACGGGTAAACCGCCGGAGAAACGCACCATAATTCCGAGGGCTGTTTGTTCCACGTCCACTTTGCGTTGTCCGAAGGCTTTGCGGAAGAAGTCCGTGGTTTCCTCCTTCGACCAAGGTTTGATTTCCACCAGGTCAAACACCCGGGCGAGGGAAGGTTGCAGGCCAATCAGCTCGCGGCGGCGCTCCTCCAACCCGACCAACAGCAGGCAGGCGGCCAGGCCGGCGCCGGAGGTGGGCACTTCGTCCACGATGCTTTTGAGCCAGTTGGCGAACTCGGCCGAGCGGGCCAGGCCGTTGATGTCGTCCAGAATCAGGAGCAGCGCCTTTCGTTCTCCCTGCAACTGTTCCAGTAGCCGGCGGAGGGAGGGAGCGAAGCCATTGACCAGGCTGCCAAGGTCCGGCTCGGCCAACTCCAGCTCGACGCTGATGCCGAACAGCCCGATTTGCCTGACGTGTTTTCCAAACAGCTCGCGGATTCTTTGATGCCAGGGTCGTTCGAGACTGTCCTTGAGGAGACGGTCAAAGGTCCGCCGCACCATTTCGGGCAGGGTGTCCACGCCCCCCAGGAACACATGCGCTCCAGCGACTCCTTCGTCGCGCTCGACCAAATGGCGCAAGAACGAGACAAGGGAACTCTTGCCGATACCCCGCTCTCCCGCGACAAAACCGACGCGGAATTGGCCCCGGCACGCGGCGCGCACCAGCGAACGCAGCTGGTTGATTTCGCCGACGCGGCCGACGAAGAACTCAATCGGCACGGGCTGTCCGGGAGTGAACGGACTGTGTTCCGGATCCATACGGCGCTATTAAGGGGCGGCGGGCGGGGTTTGGCAACGTCTCGGGTGTGCCTCGCCCTCGGGCGTTCTCGACCTGCCTTTTGAAGGGCGGCCAGTCTGCGGAAAGACCGGTCGGTGCGCCCACCGCAGGCGGGGCCTGATGGGTTGGCATTTGCGGATGGATTCCTCCCGTGAGGTCTCGGCGCTGATGGCCTTGAGGGGGAGGAAGTCCTCGATGAGTTTGGGGTCGTTGTTCACGGTTTTCATGTCAGAGGGCTTTCGGCAAACCAAGCCTGCACGATTCGCTTAAAGGCGTGGAATGCCCGGTCCTTGCAGCGTTCCAGCCCAACCCGCTCTGCCAGTTCGCGGTAAATGGCTGGGGACCGTCTGACCCTGACCTGTCGCAACGCAGCCTCGAGGCATTCCTTGGGGCGATTCGGCTTTGGAGCACCTTGTGTCCACAATCCTCGCTGTTTTAACCACTGTCGAAGGTCAGGCTGGTGCCCGGCCCAGCCCAAGACGTCATCCACATGTGGGGAGTCGCTCCACACCCAACTTTCGAGCTCCGGTTCAAGTACCAAAACTTCCGCGCGATCTTTCCACCCCGAATCCTCCAATCGCTTTTTCAGGTCGGCTGCAACATCGGAGGCGGGTCGCTTTTCCTGTCCACTGCCCTCGTGGTCGAGCACGACGAGACAGTAATTGGCCCGGTTCAAAAAAGTCTGTAAAACGGCGGGTGCCTCGTGAAAACAGCCGGAATCGCGGCGGGTGTGGACGAGAATCTTGTAACGTACCGCACGAATGCCAAGACTTAGTCTGCGACTTGAGAGCAAGGCGTCGAAGCACTCACGCTCGTCCATCCCCGGCACAAGCATTATGAGGTCGAGGTTGACTGCAGCATTCATCCGAGAACCCCAGTGGCGAACAGCGTTCCAAGATCGGCTCCCCGCTTCCAGTCTCGCAAATTCGGGTGCTCGTCGCCCCGGACGATATCCGTAGCCCCCTTTGGCGTCTTGGCGAAGCAAAGCACATCTTTGGGTTCTGCGAGGGAGAGAATTATGGGCGAATGCGTTGCGCACAAGATCTGAGCCTCGTACGCCGAGGCCAACGACTGATACACGGTTTCCACCGCCAACGGGTGAATCCCGTTCTCTGGTTCCTCGATCAGAAACACCTTTCCGGAATTCCCGGTATGGCCCAGAAGTGTCAGCGCCAACAACCGCAAGGTTCCATCCGAAGCGGTCCACGACGGCACGGCCACTCCCGTGTTGTAAACGAGGCGCAGGTAGCGGTGTTTATCCTCGGGACGCTCCACCGTCTCAATGGTTTCGAGATCCGGCAGAGCCGTACGCACGTGAGCCAACCATCGTTCGAAATCCCGGGGGCGCGTGTTTTTGAACTGCTCGACCACCCACGGGAGATTGGAACCATCCGGGCGAAACATCTTTGGCTGCCCCGGGGGACTTGGTTTGCGCATGGAGGCGCTGTTGAGGGCGATGGTCTCTATGCCGGTCGTGAGGATCGATTTTACCCATGTTGCAACGGGGAATTTCGTCTCGTCTTCAGGCAGGTTTCCAAGCGCTGACTTGCGAGGTCCGAGTTTGAAGGCGTGATCCCAACCTTTTCCGGTTTCGTCGTAAAAGTTGTCATTTCCTGCGGGCACCTTGTTGACGACGGTTTTGATCCCGCGCGCAGGCACCTTCTTGAGAATGGTCTTGGGCGGCGTTTGCACATCAGGGAAAATTTCCCTTTGCACGGGCTTTCCGTCGCCCTCCGAGGTCATAAGAAGAAGTCGCTCTGCCAGGATGCTGTTCTCCCGCGATTTGAGATCGATACCGATGCGGACTTCGTAGCGGCAAACGTCGTAATGCGATGGCAAAAGCTGCCTGCGTTCTTTCGGGATATCGACTTCAATGGCGAGTTCGAATGCATCCTTCTGGTGTTGCCAGACCAAATCTTCCAGATTCTCGGAACGTTCGCCGATGGCAGCATCGAGCCCCTCGGAGACCAGCAGGCCGAGAAATCGAATGATATCGAGAAAGGAGGTCTTGCCGCTGGCATTCGGCCCCACAAGGATCTGGAACGCGGAAATAGGCCGACTCACATGCAGCAGGCACCGGTATCGAAGCGCTTCAACCTTCCGGATCATCTTCCTAACTCCTTCCTAACTCCTGTGCGTTGCTGGCCGCCACGACTGCGTCGGCCGGGATTTCGAAGAATCGTGCGGCGACGATTTCCCGTTTGGCATGGTCGAGTTTTGCGGCCGGGTTTTGGATGCGAACGAGTTCCGGGTTGGGCCCGAGCGGATCCCACACCACATAGAGCCAGTAGGTTTCTGCGAGCTGTTGGGCTTTGTACCACTCGTTGGTGGTCAGGCGCACGGGCTGTCCGCGCGCGCGGCCCTTGACTTCGACACGTTTGACGAGGATCTCGCCCGTGGCGGGATCGAGGATGCGGTGGGCGCGGAGGTCGAAGCCGAGTTTCTGGTGGCCCACCCGCTCGATGCGGTCTTCGGGGAATCCCTCCTGGCGGAGGGCGGCGATGGCGATCTCCTCGGCGGCTTTCTCGCTTTGTTGTCGGAGGTTGGGGTCGGATTCGTTGGCCAGGTCGGCGAGTTGGCTGGCGGTGTCTGTGCCGGGCAACAGGACGACAGCCGTGGCGAGGTGACGGACCGGACCGGTTCGGGCCAGTTCGAGTCGTTTCAGGCCCTGGAGGCGTTCGTCGCGTTGGCGGGATAGTTCTTCCACATATTTGCAGGCCTCATCGGCGGCAAGTTTGAACTCGGGCTTTGTAGAGATTTGGCTCATGAGTTCCATGGCCTGGTTCTGGGCGCGTTTGATGCGCACATCGAAGGAGCGTACCAGGTATTCGCGGCAGATTTGGGCATAGCGGCGCCGTTCTTCCAGGCAGCGGTTTCGGCAGACCTGCTGGTGGGTGGCCTTCAGATAGTCGGCGGCGTCCCGGGGATGGCCGGGCTGGACCGTGGGCGGTGGGTTGGGGTGGGAGGGCAGGTTGAGCAGGATATCGGCGGGCACAACCTCATAGGTCCCCTGCAGTTCGCGCACGGCGACGACTTCTCCGTGGAGGGGAATCTCCTTACCCCGTGAGTCCTCGCCGCGGATGGTGAGTTCGAAGAAGTGGAGGAAGTAAGGGTCAGTGCTCCATGGGTCGAGGTAGATGCCCACGCCTCCCCGGAGGGCGGCGAGTTTTTGGTTGAGCTTTTCGTCCACGGCCGCGTACAGGGGGTGCCCCGGGCCCATCAGGACCGCATCGAGGTGTGCGTCTTGTTCGAGATGGGATTTGTGGAAGGTGACCTTGCGGTAGGAGGGCTCGGGTTTACCAAGGCGCTGGACCGAATGAAGTCGGTCGGAACGCAGGTCGGCCAGCACATGATCGATGCGCCAGAGACCGTCGGCGCGGGGTTCGATCCGCAAACCCACCTCGCGGGCGGCGGCGAGGAAGTAGGCCTCGACGTAACGCGGCATGAGGCGATGTTCCTCGGCTTCAAGGTTGCGGTGCTGGAAGCTGGCGAAGTCCACGTGGCTTCGGGCCAGGGCGATGCCCGTGGCCAGTTCGTACTGTTTGAGTTTTTCGGGGTCGATGCGGTCGATCCGGTCAAGATACTGGTCGAGCCGGCGGGGGTCGTAAGCGGCTTCGCGGAGCATTTCGGGCAGGTTGACCTCATTGAGCGAGAGGACCTGGCCGATGACGTCGAAGACGCGCCCTTCCAGGGCCTGGTTCATGGTCTCCAGCTTTTCGAGTAGACGCTGGAGGATGCGCCCCTCGACGATGGGCTGCCCGTCTTCGGACTCGGTGGCGACGAAATTGAACACGTAGACGTCCCTGTCCTGCCCGATGCGATGGATCCGGCCGAGTCGTTGCTCGAGGCGGGTGGGGTTCCAGGGCATGTCGTAGTTGATCATGAGGTGGCAGAACTGGAGGTTGATGCCCTCGCCGGCTGCCTCGGTGGCCACGCACACCTGGGCGCTGGTGCGGAACTGTTCCTGGGCGCGTTTGCGCTCGTGGGGGTTCATGCCGCCATGGATTTCGCACGTGGTGAAGCCATGGCGCTCGAGGTGCTCCCGAACGTAGGCGAGTGTGTCCCGGTGTTCGGTAAAGATCAGGAGCTTGCCCCGGCCGTCCCGGAGCTCGGCAAACTGAGCCTCCTGAAGGCACTGCGTGAGGGCGGTCAACTTGGAGTCGCTGCCGGATTCCCGCACCCTGCGCGCTTGTTCGACCAGTTCCTTGAGCGCCAGGATTTCCCGGCGGAGTTGGTCCAGCTCAAGGGCGGCGGTGTATTCGTCCACCAAGCGGTCGCGCTGTTCTTCATCGAGGTCGTCCTCATCCTGTTCGGTGTCGGCCAACCGACCCTGGACGGCGGCGAGTCGCTTGAGACGCTGAGCAGGTGGGAGCGTTGCAAGTTCCTGCAGGAGCTCCTGCTGTTTCCTGAGACGCCGTTTCAACGACTCGTGGATGGCGCAGGTTGAGCTGACCAGGCGCCGCTGCAGAACCGTGCGGGTGAGGGCCGCTGATGATCGGCGTGGACCCGACGGCTGGGGGATGAACTCGTTAATGTAGGCCGTGACAGCCTGATAAAGGGCGTACTCCTCGCGATTCAGGCGAAACGTCACCGTCTTCGCATGCCGGTCGGGGAAAAGGCGGCGGCCGTTGAGGTCTCGCAGATCCTCCTTGAGGCGGCGCAGGCACCACGGGGAATTCCTGCCGAGTTTCAGGACGTCTTTTCGGATGATCTGGGCCTCGCCTCCCAGGCGGTGGGGCTCGGGGAAGAGATCGGGATCCAACAGGCGCAAGAAGTGGGCAAATCGATCCTCGTCGCCATGGTGCGGGGTGGCGGTCAACAGAAGGAGGTGGTCGGCCTTTTCGGAGAGTCGTTTGGCCAGTTGGTAGCGTTTGGTTTCGACCACTTCGTCACTGCGCCCGGCCTGGGATTTGGTGTAGGCCGAGCATTTGTGCGCCTCGTCAATGACGACCAGATCCCAGTGTTGCTGCCAGACGCGTTCGCGGACGTCCTCCTGTTTGGCGTAGTCGATGGAGGCGATGACCTGGGAGCATCGCTGCCAGGGGTTGGTGAGTTGCTGCTGGTCCACGGCGGAGAAGATGATGTCGAAAGGCTCGCCGAACCAGCGAAGCATCTCGTCCTGCCACTGAATGGTGAGCGGAGCGGGGCACAGGATCAGGATTCGTTCGATGGCCTCTCGGAGTTTGAGTTCCTTGATGAGGAGCCCCGCCATGATGGTCTTGCCCGCGCCCGGATCATCCGCCAGGAGGAATCGAAGGCGCGGTTGAGGCAGCATGGCCTGGTAGACGGCCTCGATTTGGTGGGGCAGCGTGCGGATGCCCGAAAGACTTACGGCAAACTGGCGATCATGAGCGTAGGCAAGCCGGATCCGCGCTGATTCAACCAGCAGTCGTAACCGTTCCGGATCCGCCGGTCGGAGCGGTGTCGTGCGTTCAGCGCATTCCTCCAATAAAGTGGCAGCTTCGGCCGGCGAGATCACGGTTTCCGCCAAAGTACCGTCCGGCAGGCGGACGCGGCATTCGTAGCCGACCGAGCCGTCTCCGCGAAGGGGTCGTATGTCCTCAAGCCGCACCGGGCAATCGAAGTGCCCGGTGAGGACCACTTCTCTGCCGATGAGTCCGGGAAGGCGATCTTCAGTCATGCCGCTTCTTTTGGTGGGATCTCGCGGGTTGGTTGATGACCGTGGCTGCCATTCGGGACCTTGCAAGGTTGGGGCAGGGGCCTGCCTCGGAACAGGTGTGGGGAAGCGCCAGCACATACCAGCCGGCGGAGCGCGGGAGGGCTTTTCGAAACCCCAGGGAAGCCCGGGGCACCGATCGACCGGTCGGGGACAGGCCGGCCCGGCCCAGGGCGAGGGACGGTTCCTGTTGGCTCATGTCTTCTGTGCGTGACCGCGCTGGCTGATTGATCCTCAATCCCATGGAGAACGTGCCTGCCACGTGAGATGCCATGGGAAGTGTACAGTTGCATACCCCCTCGTCAAAGGGATCCTCGCTGTCGCCCTGGCTCAGACCTGGAGAGGATGGTGTGCGGAGTGCGACCCCTGTGGTGCCAAGCCCGAGCCTCATGGCCTGGCAAATGATGGAAAGCTGCTCCGACGAGGTGACCGCGCCCGATTTTCGGACTGCGCGATCGGTGATCGCGGGGAGCGTTTTGCCACGGTTAAACGCCTCCGAGGATGAGGAGCAGGTCTGGCGACTAGAGTTTGAGGGCTTTGAATCGGTAGGGGAGGTGGCGGAAATGGAATTCGAGGGAGCAGAGGCGCTCGAGTTCGCCGGGCTCGAAATGCCGCGCCACCTCGGGGTCCGCCTTCAGGGTTTGCAGGAAATCGGCATCGTCGCGGCCGGCATGCCGGACCTCCCAGGTCTTCATCGCATTGCGCTGGACGAGGGCGTAGGCCTCCTCCCGGGTCAGTCCCTTGCGGATGAGGGCCAGCAGCACGGTCTGACTGTGGTACATGCCCAGGGAGAGGCCCAGGTTGCGGCGCATGTTTTCGGGATACACCTGCAGGCCGTCCATGAGCCGGCGGAGCAGGTGCAACATGTAATCCAGGAGCGTGCACGAGTCGGGGAAGATGACGCGTTCGACGGAGCTGTGGCTGATGTCGCGTTCGTGCCAGAGGGCGACGTTTTCGAGGGCGGCCATGGCGTTGGCGCGGAGGATGCGGGCCAGTCCGGTGAGCCGTTCCCAGGTGATGGGATTGCGTTTATGGGGCATGGCGCTGCTGCCCTTTTGGCCCTTGCCGAAGGGTTCCTCGGTTTCCAGGACCTCGGTGCGCTGGAGGTGGCGGAATTCGACGGCCCAGCGTTCGATGCTGGCGCCGATGAGGGCCAGCACGGTTTGGAATTCGGCGTGGAGGTCACGGGGCACGACCTGGGTGGCGACGGGGACCGGCCGCAGGCCGAGTT belongs to Limisphaera ngatamarikiensis and includes:
- a CDS encoding DUF488 family protein, with the protein product MHGKNPMLTGQKIVLSLLARAGRALSPTVFVKLMFLLRQETALRDDPAFYDFVPYQFGPFSFTLYRELGGLRQAGWVAADDSQIALAAGGWAGVRAQIESLPEHVQAAVGQILSRYGRMEPEALIRDVYARYPWYATRSGRSDLLPNPLPGPNQAPPAVYTAGYEGKSVDAFLNDLLKNGIQVVIDVRANPVSRKYGFSGVRLGEICKKLGLEYRHEPSLGIPSAERVGLGGFASYQRLLERYERVTLPARSADVHRVGQLMRQKASVLLCVERDVRCCHRSRLANAVAKATGMEVIHL
- the mads3 gene encoding methylation-associated defense system AAA family ATPase MAD3, with amino-acid sequence MIRKVEALRYRCLLHVSRPISAFQILVGPNASGKTSFLDIIRFLGLLVSEGLDAAIGERSENLEDLVWQHQKDAFELAIEVDIPKERRQLLPSHYDVCRYEVRIGIDLKSRENSILAERLLLMTSEGDGKPVQREIFPDVQTPPKTILKKVPARGIKTVVNKVPAGNDNFYDETGKGWDHAFKLGPRKSALGNLPEDETKFPVATWVKSILTTGIETIALNSASMRKPSPPGQPKMFRPDGSNLPWVVEQFKNTRPRDFERWLAHVRTALPDLETIETVERPEDKHRYLRLVYNTGVAVPSWTASDGTLRLLALTLLGHTGNSGKVFLIEEPENGIHPLAVETVYQSLASAYEAQILCATHSPIILSLAEPKDVLCFAKTPKGATDIVRGDEHPNLRDWKRGADLGTLFATGVLG
- the mads4 gene encoding methylation-associated defense system protein MAD4, producing MNAAVNLDLIMLVPGMDERECFDALLSSRRLSLGIRAVRYKILVHTRRDSGCFHEAPAVLQTFLNRANYCLVVLDHEGSGQEKRPASDVAADLKKRLEDSGWKDRAEVLVLEPELESWVWSDSPHVDDVLGWAGHQPDLRQWLKQRGLWTQGAPKPNRPKECLEAALRQVRVRRSPAIYRELAERVGLERCKDRAFHAFKRIVQAWFAESPLT
- a CDS encoding ATP-binding protein codes for the protein MDPEHSPFTPGQPVPIEFFVGRVGEINQLRSLVRAACRGQFRVGFVAGERGIGKSSLVSFLRHLVERDEGVAGAHVFLGGVDTLPEMVRRTFDRLLKDSLERPWHQRIRELFGKHVRQIGLFGISVELELAEPDLGSLVNGFAPSLRRLLEQLQGERKALLLILDDINGLARSAEFANWLKSIVDEVPTSGAGLAACLLLVGLEERRRELIGLQPSLARVFDLVEIKPWSKEETTDFFRKAFGQRKVDVEQTALGIMVRFSGGLPVLAHEIGDAVWRVAAGSPVKEHEASRGVVDAAEVIGRKLLEPQVLQAIRSQRYRSILRKLAAHPLRLTFRRADLLKALSPEEKKVLDNFLTRMRKLGVILPDAEGGPGAYRFSNQLHALYFYIEAERAKREERS
- a CDS encoding DUF1156 domain-containing protein: MKDPDKRLIEDYLPIQAISAEASREKSVRKGHISTLHLWWARRPLVACRAAVYAALVPAARFVPDNGPDNKKQSLGRANAAKFLERLCQYPGSPQTIAEAQRHILQAHAERLSAQTGKPVTVEDILEGRAPRPKVLDMFAGGGAIPLEALRLGCEAYALDLNPVAHIIELCTLVYPQKYGKPDPTARGLTGPKNANGETTWGGLANEVRYWGNWVLQKVKAEIGDLYPPIPDPEAGATESLRQADMWQARETVPTGCLVPVAYLWTRTVRCKNPNCGATVPLVRQTWLCKKKDRYVALRMIAPKGQKQVRFEVVESASEKGLGFDPAGFSKGGNATCPFCGTVADSDYVKAEGRAKRMGQQMMAIVCTRPGRQGKIYLSADDFPQFRPDDEAIRNRIEALCRRTGLTVPSEPVPSLDSFTCKTHLYGLCTWGDLFTPRQMLCLLTFAAAVRQCVGELERASVESERAKAVATYLALLVDRIAMLNSSLCTWHVTREVMGNMFARQALPMVWDFAELAPFGGGSGSGEGALDWIVGVAETQANSGLPATVTRGTAMALPWGSGQAGSLTQFDAVVTDPPYYDNVSYANLSDFFYVWLRRTIGELYLEHFAAEATPKKGEAVAEASRHGGRKENARQAYEQMMARSFAEANRVLKPGGPMVVVYAHKTTLGWSTLVDALRRAGFMVTEAWPLDTEMQARVLAKESAALASSIFLVARKREGALTPGPSARGRGELVGSYEDQVRPELEHIVRERVDTLWKMGIAGADLVIAAVGAGLRAYTRFARVEYANGEEVPADRFLAEVEGVVLETLLEKIFGLPGSGVAAVDGPSRFYVLWRYAYKAAELDAGEAIVFTYGQNVELDGPKGLSTGRHALVEKKKGKYRLRDFTERGRDEKLGLPADDGTPAPVIDTLHRILWLVENQTRALNKFLDEARPDRERLRLVAQALAGRALSGAVEDERGVITTPAEQEALKKLLANWRTLIDQRLAAEEGTLFDLGRK